The genomic region TTCTTTCAGAGATAAGGCGATTTGTTTGATGATCTCCGGGTTGGAAACCATGCCTATTTTTACCCCATGGACTGGGATATCCTTAAAAACCGCGTCGATTTGAGCTTTGACCATATCCCGATCTATCTCGGCGACTTCATCCACTCCCAGGGTATTTTGAGCGGTCACCGCGGTTATGACGCTCATTCCATAGACCCCCAAAGCGGAAAAAGTCTTCAAGTCTGCTTGGATTCCCGCTCCACCGCTGGAGTCGGAGCCGGCAATGGTTAAAAGATTTTTCAAGTCCCTTCCTCTTCTTCCCTTCCCCAATCTTTAACTGTCTGGAGAATATCCTGAAACGATTCAAACAGCTGTGCTTCTTTGCCCACCTCCTGGCAATGCTGATAAAGCCTGCTTTTGGCAAAGACCTTATCCGCCCTTTCCGCCGGGCAGAAATCGGAAGTCCCATCTCCGATATAGACGGATCTATAACCGGGTTTAAGCAGCTTTTCCATCAGCTGCAGTTTGCAGACCCCACATAGCTCACATTCGCCAGAGCTGTAGGGGGTTTCTACATCAAGTTGGGGAGCAAACAGCAATTTGTTGGCATAGTAAGGCAGGCTCAATCCCTCTCTTTGCAAGAGGTACTCAATATAGAAATCATATCCATCGCTGAGAATAATGAGGGAAAATCCTCTTCGTTCACAAAAAGCGGCAAAATCTGAAAATCTGGGGTCAAACACTGCCTGATCGATAAGCTGGCGAAAAACTTCCGGGTCATTGCTGTTAAACAGTTTAAAGGTCCGGCGGGCGCACTCCAGGGTGGAAAGCTCTTTTCTTTCCCAGCCTTCATTGAGCTCCCGCCATCCTTCCCCAGCCAAGGTTTCTACCAGGAGAGCACACATATCCTGAGTGACAATGGTTCCGTCAAAATCCACGAAGAAAATAGTGTTCAATTCCGCCATAAATCGATCAACCCCTTGGCGGCAGCGCAAGGATCTTCTTGGCTTAGAATGGCTGATATCACCGAAACTCCGTCAATCCCCGTCTCTTTCACCGCACTGAGGTTTGTTGCTCCGATGCCACCGATGCCAACAACGGGAAGACTAACGCCGGCTTTGATTTCCTTAAGCTTTGCTAAGCCGATGGCTTCTGAAGCATCCTTTTTGCTCCCCGTAGGAAATACCGGACCGGCTCCCAGATAATCCGCTCCCATCCTCTCCCCCTGAAGCGCTTCTTCCAGACTGGAAACAGAATAACCAAGGATTTTATCAGGGCCGAGTATATTCCGGACTTTGACGAGGGGCAGATCCTGTTGGCCCACATGCACCCCGTCGGCATCCAGGGCCAAGGCCAGGTCCACCCGATCATTGATGATCAGAGGTACTCTGAATTCCGCCGTCAGCTCTTTTATTTTTACCCCAATTTCATAAAACTCCCGGGAATTCGTCTCTTTCTCCCGCAATTGGAGCAACGTCACTCCACCCTCCAGAGCTTTTTTTATGGATAATAAAAAATCTTTCGATCCGACCAGAATTCGATCCGTGACCAGGTAAAGGCTATAATCTACAGCCATTGCACCCGCCCCCTTTTCTCGATCAGTGCATCATCCACCAGGCTGATCTGGTCGATGAGGTGAGCCCGGAATGTTCCCGGCAATTCCCCGCCGGATGTCTCCTGAGCTAATTCTCCCGCCAGAGACATGGTCAGCAAAGCGGCAACCGTTGCTCCGAACGCGTCTTCATAAGCTCCGCAGAAACCGGCCACCAAGGCCCCGGCCATGCAGCCGGCCCCCGTGATCCGGGTCAGCATCTCTGTCCCATTTTCGATTAAGCAGGCTCTTTGTCCATCGGCAACGATATCCACTTTCCCTGTGGCCGCCACGACGCAGCCATAAGCTCTGGCCAGACTTTGACAAGCTTCCAGGCCATCATTCCCTTCATCCAGGGAATCCACCCCTCTGACTCTGGCTGCCAATCCGGCCAAAGCCTTGATCTCACCCAAATTCCCTTTGATTACCGTAAAGCGGCCAAAATGACGCAGCCTTTCGATCGTTGCTTTTTTACGGGGAATGGCTCCACAGGCCACCGGATCAAGGATAACCGGAATCCCTTTTAACGTTGCTCCCCGGATAGCCAGATAAACCGCCATTTCCTGTTCTTTGGTTAAGGTTCCTAAGTTAAGGTATAGGGATCCGGCAAGCTGACTAAACTCGAATACTTCATCCGCTGCTTCGCACATAGCCGGTGATGCTCCCACCGCCAGCAAACTATTGGCGCAGTCGTTGACCGTAACCACATTGGTAATGGCATGGACCAGGGGGGTTTTTTGTTTGAGGGCTTGAAGAGCTTCTGTTAATTTTTCTTTCATGATCCTATCCCTTCTTTTCCTTTAAAATTTTATCA from Desulfitobacterium chlororespirans DSM 11544 harbors:
- a CDS encoding MtnX-like HAD-IB family phosphatase, whose translation is MAELNTIFFVDFDGTIVTQDMCALLVETLAGEGWRELNEGWERKELSTLECARRTFKLFNSNDPEVFRQLIDQAVFDPRFSDFAAFCERRGFSLIILSDGYDFYIEYLLQREGLSLPYYANKLLFAPQLDVETPYSSGECELCGVCKLQLMEKLLKPGYRSVYIGDGTSDFCPAERADKVFAKSRLYQHCQEVGKEAQLFESFQDILQTVKDWGREEEEGT
- the thiE gene encoding thiamine phosphate synthase; translation: MAVDYSLYLVTDRILVGSKDFLLSIKKALEGGVTLLQLREKETNSREFYEIGVKIKELTAEFRVPLIINDRVDLALALDADGVHVGQQDLPLVKVRNILGPDKILGYSVSSLEEALQGERMGADYLGAGPVFPTGSKKDASEAIGLAKLKEIKAGVSLPVVGIGGIGATNLSAVKETGIDGVSVISAILSQEDPCAAAKGLIDLWRN
- the thiM gene encoding hydroxyethylthiazole kinase; the protein is MKEKLTEALQALKQKTPLVHAITNVVTVNDCANSLLAVGASPAMCEAADEVFEFSQLAGSLYLNLGTLTKEQEMAVYLAIRGATLKGIPVILDPVACGAIPRKKATIERLRHFGRFTVIKGNLGEIKALAGLAARVRGVDSLDEGNDGLEACQSLARAYGCVVAATGKVDIVADGQRACLIENGTEMLTRITGAGCMAGALVAGFCGAYEDAFGATVAALLTMSLAGELAQETSGGELPGTFRAHLIDQISLVDDALIEKRGRVQWL